Proteins from a single region of Ischnura elegans chromosome 2, ioIscEleg1.1, whole genome shotgun sequence:
- the LOC124153271 gene encoding uncharacterized protein LOC124153271, whose protein sequence is MPDPPASQPGADRIAVRAPPFWPEEPSLWFSQLEGQFYLAGVKEDETKFWFVVSQLDHRYAQEVKDIISCPPTSDKYNTLKSELIKRLSASQEHKLKLLLEHEEMGDRKPSQFLRHLRDLAGNSVTDDFLRSLWLSRLPSHLHAILAAHDAPDLNALGSLADRINEVVPRATPPPSLSVSEVTPTSQTCAAGCSQIMASLIARMDELTRQVGALSVSGHPHYRRHRSRSRSRKGASRPTSPGPRDPNVCWYHWRFGKDAHKCIPPCSYTPENIPGRL, encoded by the coding sequence ATGCCCGATCCACCAGCATCGCAACCCGGCGCGGACCGCATCGCCGTTCGAGCACCACCATTTTGGCCGGAGGAGCCTTCTCTATGGTTTTCCCAGCTAGAAGGACAATTTTATCTTGCTGGCGTCAAGGAGGACGAAACCAAATTTTGGTTCGTGGTTTCGCAGCTAGATCACCGCTACGCTCAAGAGGTAAAAGACATTATATCGTGCCCTCCGACCTCTGATAAgtacaatactttaaaaagtgaattaattaaaagaCTCTCCGCATCGCAGGAGCATAAATTAAAACTCCTCTTGGAGCATGAGGAGATGGGGGATAGGAAACCATCCCAGTTTTTGAGACATTTGCGGGATTTAGCGGGTAACTCCGTCACGGACGATTTCCTAAGATCGCTGTGGCTTTCACGTCTACCGAGCCATTTGCACGCTATTTTAGCGGCTCACGATGCCCCAGACCTCAACGCCCTTGGGTCCTTAGCGGACCGCATAAACGAAGTGGTCCCTCGTGCAACGCCTCCCCCTTCCCTCAGTGTAAGTGAAGTTACCCCCACCTCCCAAACCTGTGCCGCAGGCTGTTCGCAGATAATGGCCTCCCTCATCGCCAGAATGGACGAGCTCACCCGGCAGGTAGGCGCACTCTCCGTCTCGGGGCACCCTCATTATCGCCGTCACAGATCCCGTTCCCGCTCCCGAAAAGGTGCCTCACGCCCTACGTCACCAGGCCCTCGCGACCCGAATGTCTGCTGGTACCACTGGCGCTTCGGCAAGGACGCTCACAAGTGCATTCCCCCCTGCTCCTACACTCCGGAAAACATCCCGGGCAGGTTGTAA